ACCGGGCGGGAGGCATCCTGGCGGTGTGGCAAAAACCCGGCAGTTCGCTGGACGACGCCGAGCGCGCCGTAGCGCTGGCCCGCACGGGAGCTTTTTTCAGCAACAATCAAGCCCCCTTGTCTTCACGCACCGTCCGCTTCATCAGCCAGAAGAACTTCCCTCCAGGTATCGATTTTCTCCCCAACGGCGCTCTCTACGGCATCGAGAACACCAACCGCGGATGCAGCTTCAACCGCGACTTCAATCCCGGCCAGTGCGTCCCCCGCGCCACCTCCTTGAGAGCCCTGCTGCGCCGGAACAACGTCGACGGCCTCTGCAATCTGGGTGATCCCGGCTGTCCTCTGCTGGAGTGCGACGGGCAAACCCAGGACGGCTGCGGACTGGGCGCCTTTACCGGCAAGTTCATGGACGTCCAGCAGGGCCAATTGCAGTTCACCCAGGAGGAGGCGATGGACGTCTTCTCTCAACGCGTCCACGGCGGCGGCATCCCCATCTTCAAGGACTGCCGGGTGGTGGGCGGCGTAGGAGTGTTCGGGGGAGGTTCGGCGTCCGACGAGTTCGCCGCCCTGGCCGCCAGCCAGCCCGGTCTTCCCGGCCTGGGAGTGGCGGGCTGCCTGCTGCCGCCCTTCGCCGTCTTTCTGGACGGCATCCGCCTGCCTTTCGTGCAGTTCACTTCGCCCCCTCCCGGCGCCTCGCCGGGATCGTTGCAGGGAGGATTTCTGGCGCTGGACCGCGACGGGATGGGGGCCCCGGTCTTCATCCGTCCAAGCCGGGCCGCCGCCGAGGACTGGCTCATCGGCGGGCCCGGGCTGACCGAGGACGGCATGCTGCTGAGCGCCGCCGAGGTGGAGCAGATCGTGCAGCAGTCCATCGACACCGCCAACCGCACCCGCGCCGCCATCCGCCTGCCCTTGGGGAGCCGCACCCGCATGGTCATCGCCGTGGCCGACCTTGACGGGCGCATCCTGGCCCTATTCCGCATGTCCGACGCCACCGTTTTCAGCATCGATGTAGCCGTGGCCAAGGCCCGCAACATGGTCTACTTCAGCAGTCCGCAGCGGGCGCCTGATGACCTCCCCGGCGTCCCCCAGGGGACGGCCGTCACCAACCGCACCATCAGCTTCGGCAGCCAGCCTTTCTTTCCGGTGGGCATCACGGGCAGCAGTCCGGGGCCCTTCTTCGACCTTTATCTGCAAGACCTGGCCAACCCCTGTTCGCAGGGTTCCGACCCGTCCACCGAGGTCAACGGAGTGGTCTTCTTCCCCGGCAGCGTGCCTCTTTACAGGGACGGCGTGCTGGTGGGCGGACTGGGCATCAGCGGCGACGGGGTGGAACAGGACGACGTGGTGGCCGCCGGAGGCGCGGCGGGATTCGAGGCTCCGCCCGAGATGCGGGCCGACCAGATCTTTATCCGCGGCGTGCGCTTGCCTTACCTTAAATTCAACCGGAATCCAGACAAATGAGCGCTTCAAAACCATCTCGGAGACGGCTTCCTGCCATCTGGCGCCGGCAGGTTTCCCGGGCCTTGCGTGCTGCGGCCCCGCTGGCAGTCTTGACGACCGTGGCGACTTGGCTTCTCGTCGAGCCGGTTTTGCAGCCGGACCCGCCGCCGAGCCCCTCCAGCGGCTCTCCCCTGACCCGCGTCCTGTGGGCCGCTCCCTTGCAGCAGGAAGGGGAGCCTCGGTACGTGGGCATCGGGCGCTGCGCCTCGGCACCCTGCCACGGCAACGACGCCTTTCCCGTCTGGCAGGAAGAGGATCGTCATTCCAAGGCCTACGAGGTGCTCTTCAACAAGCAATCCCAAACCATGGCCGGTCTACTGAGACTGGAGAGCCCCGAAGACAGTCCCCGCTGCCTGGTCTGCCACTCGGTCCAGGCCTCTGGCGAAGAGCGCGCCGACAGCTTCGACGTTTCTCAAGGCGTGGGCTGCGAGGGGTGCCATGGCCCGGCTT
This region of Acidobacteriota bacterium genomic DNA includes:
- a CDS encoding heme-binding protein, whose product is MAFFCPQASAQQQDERGWRPRPIHLDRPTRQAPLVLPVCDAPLDPQGLTENEIQTIAETGAAALAGSYSVAVVDRAGGILAVWQKPGSSLDDAERAVALARTGAFFSNNQAPLSSRTVRFISQKNFPPGIDFLPNGALYGIENTNRGCSFNRDFNPGQCVPRATSLRALLRRNNVDGLCNLGDPGCPLLECDGQTQDGCGLGAFTGKFMDVQQGQLQFTQEEAMDVFSQRVHGGGIPIFKDCRVVGGVGVFGGGSASDEFAALAASQPGLPGLGVAGCLLPPFAVFLDGIRLPFVQFTSPPPGASPGSLQGGFLALDRDGMGAPVFIRPSRAAAEDWLIGGPGLTEDGMLLSAAEVEQIVQQSIDTANRTRAAIRLPLGSRTRMVIAVADLDGRILALFRMSDATVFSIDVAVAKARNMVYFSSPQRAPDDLPGVPQGTAVTNRTISFGSQPFFPVGITGSSPGPFFDLYLQDLANPCSQGSDPSTEVNGVVFFPGSVPLYRDGVLVGGLGISGDGVEQDDVVAAGGAAGFEAPPEMRADQIFIRGVRLPYLKFNRNPDK